From Quadrisphaera sp. DSM 44207, the proteins below share one genomic window:
- a CDS encoding lipoate--protein ligase family protein, with protein MTAAVTGAVTAARLPGPRLALPGAPPSQRRVDAVLADLAALGEPGAGWGHLEVHRPAPTAAFSRRDALAGGFGQAQAAASARGFAPVVRPAGGRLAAYHGGALVLDVVARHPDPRADVRPRFAALGACLAAALRALGVDARVGAVPGEYCPGEFSVNARGATKIVGTAQRLTRRACYLSAVVLVEDAEPVRAVLSEAYPLIGLDWDPRTVGCVADEVPGASVEEVRAVLLEHLGRLLPLALPHPPGPPHLLDPAGAAVLRVPLDARWDASWPEPG; from the coding sequence GTGACCGCTGCCGTAACCGGTGCCGTGACGGCGGCGCGGCTGCCGGGTCCCCGGCTCGCCCTCCCGGGCGCCCCGCCGTCCCAGCGGCGCGTGGACGCCGTCCTGGCCGACCTCGCCGCCCTCGGCGAGCCGGGGGCGGGCTGGGGCCACCTGGAGGTGCACCGGCCGGCGCCGACCGCGGCGTTCAGCCGGCGCGACGCCCTCGCCGGCGGGTTCGGGCAGGCGCAGGCGGCGGCGTCCGCCCGCGGCTTCGCCCCCGTCGTGCGACCGGCCGGAGGGCGCCTGGCGGCCTACCACGGCGGCGCCCTCGTGCTCGACGTCGTGGCACGGCACCCGGACCCGCGCGCGGACGTCCGGCCCCGCTTCGCCGCCCTCGGCGCGTGCCTCGCCGCGGCGCTGCGCGCCCTCGGGGTCGACGCCCGGGTCGGCGCCGTGCCCGGCGAGTACTGCCCGGGGGAGTTCAGCGTCAACGCGCGCGGCGCGACCAAAATCGTCGGCACCGCGCAGCGCCTCACGCGCCGCGCCTGCTACCTCAGCGCCGTGGTGCTGGTGGAGGACGCCGAGCCGGTGCGGGCCGTCCTGAGCGAGGCGTACCCGCTGATCGGCCTGGACTGGGACCCCCGCACGGTCGGCTGCGTGGCGGACGAGGTGCCGGGCGCGTCGGTCGAGGAGGTGCGCGCGGTGCTCCTGGAGCACCTGGGGCGCCTGCTGCCGCTGGCGCTCCCGCACCCCCCGGGTCCTCCGCACCTCCTCGACCCCGCGGGCGCCGCCGTGCTGCGCGTGCCGCTGGACGCGCGCTGGGACGCGTCGTGGCCGGAGCCGGGATGA
- a CDS encoding serine hydrolase, with product MAGAGMTLAEHVARWPVGSASVAVVGPGGVLERCGPDDARPWASVTKLLTALVVLTAAEDGRLDLDEPAGPAGSTVRHLLAHASGLSLDSDRVLAPPGRRRVYSNRGIELAAGHVERRLRAPFEALLRERVLGPLGMVATVLAGSPAHGARGPVGDVALLARELLRPAVLPGGVVQLARRTAFPGLSGVLPGFGRQDPNDWGLGPEVRGAKSPHWTAPEGSAATFGHFGQSGSFCWVDPEADVACACVGDTPFGPWAATAWPALASDVLARHRTP from the coding sequence GTGGCCGGAGCCGGGATGACCCTCGCCGAGCACGTGGCGCGCTGGCCGGTGGGGTCGGCGTCGGTCGCCGTCGTCGGCCCCGGGGGCGTGCTCGAGCGGTGCGGACCCGACGACGCCCGGCCCTGGGCGTCGGTGACGAAGCTGCTCACGGCCCTGGTCGTGCTCACCGCGGCCGAGGACGGCCGCCTCGACCTCGACGAGCCGGCCGGGCCCGCGGGGTCCACGGTCCGGCACCTGCTGGCGCACGCCTCCGGGCTCTCGCTGGACTCCGACCGCGTGCTGGCCCCGCCGGGCCGTCGCCGCGTCTACTCCAACCGCGGGATCGAGCTGGCGGCCGGCCACGTGGAGCGGCGCCTGCGCGCCCCCTTCGAGGCCCTGCTGCGCGAGCGCGTCCTCGGTCCGCTCGGCATGGTCGCCACCGTGCTGGCGGGCTCGCCGGCGCACGGGGCGCGCGGTCCGGTCGGCGACGTGGCGCTGCTGGCCCGAGAGCTCCTGCGCCCCGCCGTCCTGCCCGGCGGCGTCGTGCAGCTCGCCCGCCGCACGGCGTTCCCGGGCCTGTCCGGCGTGCTGCCGGGCTTCGGCCGCCAGGACCCGAACGACTGGGGGCTGGGCCCCGAGGTCAGGGGCGCCAAGTCGCCCCACTGGACGGCCCCGGAGGGGTCCGCGGCGACCTTCGGGCACTTCGGCCAGAGCGGCTCCTTCTGCTGGGTGGACCCCGAGGCGGACGTCGCCTGCGCCTGCGTCGGCGACACCCCGTTCGGGCCGTGGGCGGCGACGGCCTGGCCGGCCCTGGCCAGCGACGTCCTCGCCCGCCACCGGACCCCTTGA
- a CDS encoding sugar ABC transporter substrate-binding protein yields MSPRKSFRRAALGLTALTATGALLAGCGTTGGTGSGTAAVGAGGGAGCNEPTPPEDVLLVLSVINTTNPYMASMIQGAEALAEELGSELRIVDSQNSSQTEISQIQAILAEGKKVAMIVNTVASSDAVPIVNAVGQAGGCVVIWWNKPDDFEPKEVGDHFVAFQMHSGVDAGRCNGKLLAESLGGQGSIVAFPGVLDSTVSQQRVAGMKDALKEYPGITILEERPANWDQAIALKEAQSLIAKHGDAIDGVWTADDAMLLGALEAFNKAGMTEEVDFVGEGLYPPVVDIMQNGGDHIVGETFHRGYMAAPIGLYTAYLAATGEMQVSEMTDEQRNGLFEIQCVTPQNYTEFLTYDQDVPGWIDTLIENGPFDTEPVPLVGGGPVELPQ; encoded by the coding sequence ATGTCCCCCAGGAAGAGCTTCCGCCGCGCGGCCCTGGGCCTGACGGCGCTGACCGCGACCGGTGCCCTGCTCGCGGGGTGCGGCACCACCGGCGGCACCGGGAGCGGCACCGCGGCCGTGGGTGCCGGTGGCGGTGCCGGGTGCAACGAGCCGACGCCCCCCGAGGACGTCCTGCTGGTGCTCTCCGTCATCAACACCACGAACCCCTACATGGCGTCGATGATCCAGGGCGCCGAGGCGCTGGCCGAGGAGCTCGGCTCCGAGCTGCGGATCGTGGACTCCCAGAACAGCTCCCAGACGGAGATCTCCCAGATCCAGGCGATCCTCGCCGAGGGCAAGAAGGTCGCCATGATCGTCAACACGGTCGCCAGCTCGGACGCCGTGCCGATCGTCAACGCGGTCGGGCAGGCCGGCGGCTGCGTCGTCATCTGGTGGAACAAGCCGGACGACTTCGAGCCCAAGGAGGTCGGCGACCACTTCGTGGCCTTCCAGATGCACTCCGGCGTGGACGCCGGCCGGTGCAACGGGAAGCTGCTCGCGGAGTCCCTGGGCGGCCAGGGCAGCATCGTCGCCTTCCCCGGCGTCCTCGACAGCACCGTGAGCCAGCAGCGCGTCGCCGGCATGAAGGACGCCCTGAAGGAGTACCCGGGCATCACGATCCTCGAGGAGCGCCCGGCCAACTGGGACCAGGCGATCGCCCTGAAGGAGGCCCAGAGCCTCATCGCCAAGCACGGGGACGCGATCGACGGGGTGTGGACGGCCGACGACGCGATGCTGCTCGGCGCGCTGGAGGCGTTCAACAAGGCCGGCATGACCGAGGAGGTGGACTTCGTCGGCGAGGGCCTGTACCCGCCGGTCGTCGACATCATGCAGAACGGTGGCGACCACATCGTGGGCGAGACCTTCCACCGCGGCTACATGGCCGCCCCGATCGGCCTGTACACCGCCTACCTCGCGGCGACCGGGGAGATGCAGGTCTCGGAGATGACCGACGAGCAGCGCAACGGCCTGTTCGAGATCCAGTGCGTCACCCCGCAGAACTACACCGAGTTCCTCACCTACGACCAGGACGTCCCCGGCTGGATCGACACCCTGATCGAGAACGGCCCCTTCGACACCGAGCCCGTCCCGCTGGTCGGTGGCGGCCCCGTCGAGCTGCCCCAGTGA
- a CDS encoding ABC transporter permease, producing MVDTQTRVQGATRAGAPALQERGRRPGRLRSLGEVGALVLLVAVFWVLNPGSFATLANLRTILDQAALPLVVGVGATLVILMGSIDLSVEGVMGAAGMTFVLLSANSRGTADLGPWAFVAALAVGAVLGLLSGLVLTRLRVPSFIATLGMWYVGLGIATLLFGRASIPFLADEALVAWPTRTLLGLPHSFWLAALVVLLGAAVARYTRLGRSAYAIGDNEQVARDNGVPVLRYKVLVFTAAGVCSALGGVLASVTLGAGSATVGIGTLFLTIAAVVIGGTSLGGGRGGVLRTALGVLLLVVLNNGLILSGVSASIQSGVSGAVLVLAIVAAAWPHRSRLRVVK from the coding sequence ATGGTGGACACGCAGACGAGGGTGCAGGGCGCGACGCGCGCCGGCGCGCCGGCGCTGCAGGAGCGCGGGCGCCGCCCGGGGAGGCTGCGGAGCCTGGGCGAGGTCGGCGCCCTCGTGCTGCTCGTCGCGGTGTTCTGGGTCCTGAACCCCGGCTCCTTCGCGACGCTGGCGAACCTGCGGACGATCCTCGACCAGGCGGCCCTGCCGCTCGTCGTCGGCGTGGGGGCCACGCTCGTCATCCTCATGGGCTCCATCGACCTCTCGGTCGAAGGGGTCATGGGAGCGGCGGGGATGACCTTCGTCCTCCTGTCGGCGAACAGCCGGGGCACCGCCGACCTCGGCCCGTGGGCCTTCGTCGCCGCGCTCGCGGTGGGGGCGGTGCTGGGCCTGCTGTCCGGGCTGGTCCTGACGAGGCTGAGGGTCCCGTCCTTCATCGCCACGCTCGGCATGTGGTACGTCGGGCTGGGGATCGCGACGCTGCTGTTCGGTCGGGCCTCGATCCCCTTCCTCGCCGACGAGGCGCTCGTCGCGTGGCCGACCCGCACGCTGCTGGGCCTGCCGCACTCCTTCTGGCTCGCCGCGCTCGTCGTCCTGCTGGGCGCCGCGGTGGCGCGGTACACCCGGCTGGGCCGCAGCGCCTACGCCATCGGCGACAACGAGCAGGTCGCCCGGGACAACGGCGTGCCGGTGCTCAGGTACAAGGTCCTCGTCTTCACCGCGGCCGGGGTGTGCAGCGCCCTGGGCGGCGTCCTGGCGAGCGTCACGCTCGGGGCCGGGTCGGCGACCGTGGGCATCGGGACCCTCTTCCTGACCATCGCCGCCGTCGTCATCGGCGGCACGTCCCTCGGGGGCGGGCGGGGCGGCGTCCTGCGCACGGCGCTGGGGGTCCTCCTGCTGGTGGTCCTCAACAACGGCCTGATCCTCTCGGGGGTCAGCGCGAGCATCCAGTCCGGCGTCTCCGGAGCGGTGCTGGTCCTGGCGATCGTGGCGGCCGCGTGGCCCCACCGGAGCCGCCTGAGGGTGGTGAAGTGA
- a CDS encoding sugar ABC transporter ATP-binding protein encodes MTVNNPANPVDDRVDPVARTRDGGAGAPVTAVPPALRLSGITKSFGPVHALKGISLEVPRNEVLGLIGENGAGKSTLLKILSGVHEPDAGTIEVHGQPVRLRRPQDSVAAGIGIVHQEQSLLTNLSVAENIAMNVVGDRGGATRFGVYRWGRLNREAAEVLERVGVGVDPRTTVSDLSFVDRQMVEIARALRVDEVTHTAPVVILDEPTSVLERTESAVLEREIRALKDIGSVIFVSHRLDEVLRICDRVVVMRHGEVVGDRRTDAVTEDELFKLMIGQESQAAARPADRRAASAAPVLRVEGLTRRGAFKDVSFAVSPGRTVTIMGTNNSGREAVCRAVFGAEPFSSGVLEVDGRQVRSWSIGESVRSGIAYVPSERKVEGMVGGLTAAENLTLAHPGRSRVGPFLKRRTRTGLAAQWFEELDVRPRDPRLELERFSGGNQQKVVLAKWLMADDLKVLVLDHPLRGLDPGAARTVNARIRAACERGAAVVLLPDTLEEALEMSDEILVMRDGEVTARFDLSVERPTSLDLLEKMV; translated from the coding sequence ATGACCGTCAACAACCCCGCCAACCCCGTGGACGACCGCGTCGACCCCGTCGCCCGCACCCGCGACGGCGGGGCGGGTGCGCCCGTGACAGCGGTCCCCCCGGCCCTGAGGCTCAGCGGGATCACCAAGAGCTTCGGGCCGGTGCACGCCCTGAAGGGCATCTCGCTGGAGGTCCCCCGCAACGAGGTGCTCGGGCTCATCGGCGAGAACGGCGCCGGCAAGTCCACCCTGCTGAAGATCCTGTCCGGCGTCCACGAGCCGGACGCCGGCACGATCGAGGTGCACGGCCAGCCCGTGCGCCTGCGCCGTCCCCAGGACTCGGTGGCCGCCGGGATCGGGATCGTGCACCAGGAGCAGTCCCTGCTGACCAACCTCTCCGTCGCGGAGAACATCGCGATGAACGTGGTGGGCGACAGGGGCGGGGCGACGAGGTTCGGGGTCTACCGCTGGGGGCGGCTGAACCGCGAGGCGGCCGAGGTGCTGGAGCGCGTCGGGGTCGGCGTCGACCCCCGCACGACGGTGAGCGACCTGTCCTTCGTCGACCGCCAGATGGTGGAGATCGCCCGGGCGCTGAGGGTCGACGAGGTCACGCACACGGCCCCGGTCGTCATCCTCGACGAGCCCACCTCCGTGCTGGAGCGCACCGAGAGCGCCGTCCTCGAGCGGGAGATCAGGGCCCTCAAGGACATCGGCTCGGTGATCTTCGTCTCCCACCGCCTCGACGAGGTGCTGCGCATCTGCGACCGCGTGGTCGTGATGCGGCACGGCGAGGTCGTCGGCGACCGCAGGACGGACGCGGTCACCGAGGACGAGCTCTTCAAGCTCATGATCGGGCAGGAGTCCCAGGCGGCCGCCCGGCCGGCGGACCGCAGGGCCGCCTCGGCCGCCCCGGTGCTGCGCGTGGAGGGCCTGACCCGCAGGGGCGCCTTCAAGGACGTCTCCTTCGCGGTCAGCCCCGGGCGGACCGTGACCATCATGGGCACGAACAACTCCGGGCGGGAGGCGGTCTGCCGCGCGGTCTTCGGCGCCGAGCCCTTCTCCAGCGGGGTCCTCGAGGTCGACGGTCGGCAGGTGCGCTCCTGGAGCATCGGCGAGTCCGTGCGCAGCGGGATCGCCTACGTGCCCTCCGAGCGCAAGGTGGAGGGCATGGTGGGCGGCCTCACGGCTGCCGAGAACCTCACGCTCGCGCACCCCGGCAGGAGCCGCGTCGGCCCGTTCCTCAAGCGGCGCACGCGCACCGGCCTCGCGGCGCAGTGGTTCGAGGAGCTCGACGTCCGCCCCCGCGACCCCCGGCTGGAGCTGGAGCGCTTCTCCGGCGGCAACCAGCAGAAGGTCGTGCTGGCCAAGTGGCTGATGGCCGACGACCTGAAGGTGCTCGTCCTGGACCACCCGCTGCGCGGCCTGGACCCCGGGGCCGCCCGGACGGTCAACGCCCGCATCCGGGCCGCGTGCGAGCGGGGGGCCGCGGTGGTCCTCCTGCCCGACACCCTCGAGGAGGCCCTCGAGATGAGCGACGAGATCCTCGTCATGCGCGACGGCGAGGTGACGGCGCGGTTCGACCTGTCGGTCGAGCGTCCGACGTCCCTGGACCTGCTCGAGAAGATGGTGTGA
- a CDS encoding ABC transporter permease: MAEKTLQEAAPQVVADPPEAPARRRLGARGAWQAVGPFAVFVVLFAVVAVLNPRFLGGGGLSILAVQSTTILLVALAQAVVLHVGSIDLSVAAMAILSAIVLALTLGPLGVLAPLLCIAVLGVVGAVNGLLVAHAQVPSFALTLGALGILQAASLVLSGATTVYASANQQVVGWLFFQTFAGLPAAFWVAVVLAVLLWALLRFTALGQGMTAVGHNETGALFSGLRTRLLKVTAFALSGLLAGVAGIMIIAQAGAASSFGLGSDLLLPGIAAAIVGGTAITGGVTNPINVVFGALTVALVPIGAAAVGVTPQAQSLVYGAVIIVAVALTMGRSRTRVVK, translated from the coding sequence ATGGCGGAGAAGACCCTGCAGGAGGCCGCACCCCAGGTGGTGGCCGACCCTCCCGAGGCGCCCGCGCGGCGCCGCCTCGGCGCCCGCGGCGCGTGGCAGGCGGTCGGCCCGTTCGCGGTGTTCGTGGTGCTGTTCGCCGTCGTCGCCGTGCTCAACCCCCGGTTCCTCGGCGGTGGCGGCCTGAGCATCCTGGCGGTGCAGTCCACGACCATCCTGCTCGTCGCCCTCGCCCAGGCCGTCGTCCTGCACGTGGGGTCGATCGACCTGTCGGTGGCCGCCATGGCGATCCTCTCGGCGATCGTCCTGGCGCTGACGCTGGGGCCGCTGGGCGTCCTCGCGCCGCTGCTGTGCATCGCGGTCCTGGGCGTGGTCGGCGCCGTCAACGGGCTGCTCGTGGCCCACGCGCAGGTGCCGTCCTTCGCCCTCACCCTGGGCGCGCTCGGCATCCTGCAGGCCGCGTCGCTGGTGCTCAGCGGAGCGACCACCGTCTACGCCTCCGCCAACCAGCAGGTCGTGGGGTGGCTGTTCTTCCAGACCTTCGCGGGGCTGCCCGCGGCGTTCTGGGTCGCGGTGGTGCTCGCCGTCCTGCTCTGGGCGCTCCTGCGCTTCACCGCCCTCGGCCAGGGCATGACGGCGGTGGGCCACAACGAGACGGGCGCCCTCTTCTCCGGGCTGCGCACCCGCCTGCTCAAGGTCACCGCCTTCGCCCTCTCGGGCCTCCTCGCGGGCGTGGCGGGCATCATGATCATCGCGCAGGCGGGGGCCGCGTCGTCCTTCGGGCTCGGCAGCGACCTGCTGCTGCCGGGCATCGCGGCCGCCATCGTGGGCGGCACCGCCATCACCGGCGGCGTCACGAACCCGATCAACGTCGTCTTCGGCGCGCTCACCGTGGCGCTCGTGCCCATCGGGGCCGCCGCGGTGGGCGTCACGCCGCAGGCGCAGAGCCTCGTCTACGGCGCGGTGATCATCGTGGCCGTCGCCCTGACGATGGGCCGCTCGCGCACCCGGGTGGTGAAGTAG
- a CDS encoding epoxide hydrolase family protein, whose protein sequence is MTTTADQQKVTEFTIAIPDEQLQDVHERLRRTRFPVDFANDDWKYGYNTDYHRELVRYWLEDYDWRDVERRMNELPHFKVDLMGVPLHFVHVKGKGPNPVPLLLHHGWPWTFWDVRKVIGPLTDPAAHGGDPADSFDVVLISLPGYGFSSPLTEPGWNWWRTADLENALMKQVLGYERYAVAGGDWGALVTQQHGHKHADDVLGIYTHFPAQMSHYLAEHPDAPPGVEYDPTLGLPARSEYGEGEEGWFERGKLFVENESGYGEIQLTKPQTLAALVADSPAGQLAWITEKRYFWGLEERGVGTEAFERVWPKEDLVTTAAVYFLTNTGGTSSRYYWECRGNPWRPSHTGFPVVTVPTAVAIYPGEIYKPPLSWTEKYFNLQQYRVHDDGGHFAPLEVPDTYTTDVRDFFRRFR, encoded by the coding sequence GTGACCACCACCGCTGACCAGCAGAAGGTCACGGAGTTCACCATCGCGATCCCGGACGAGCAGCTGCAGGACGTGCACGAGCGGCTGCGCCGCACCCGGTTTCCCGTCGACTTCGCGAACGACGACTGGAAGTACGGCTACAACACCGACTACCACCGCGAGCTGGTCCGGTACTGGCTCGAGGACTACGACTGGCGGGACGTCGAGCGGCGCATGAACGAGCTGCCGCACTTCAAGGTCGACCTCATGGGCGTGCCGCTGCACTTCGTCCACGTGAAGGGCAAGGGCCCGAACCCGGTGCCGCTGCTGCTGCACCACGGGTGGCCGTGGACCTTCTGGGACGTGCGCAAGGTGATCGGCCCGCTGACCGACCCCGCCGCCCACGGCGGCGACCCGGCGGACTCCTTCGACGTCGTCCTGATCTCGCTGCCCGGGTACGGCTTCTCGTCCCCCCTGACGGAGCCGGGGTGGAACTGGTGGCGCACGGCCGACCTCGAGAACGCGCTCATGAAGCAGGTCCTCGGGTACGAGAGGTACGCCGTCGCCGGGGGCGACTGGGGCGCGCTCGTCACCCAGCAGCACGGCCACAAGCACGCGGACGACGTGCTCGGCATCTACACCCACTTCCCGGCCCAGATGAGCCACTACCTCGCCGAGCACCCCGACGCGCCCCCCGGGGTCGAGTACGACCCGACGCTGGGGCTGCCGGCGAGGTCGGAGTACGGCGAGGGCGAGGAGGGCTGGTTCGAGCGCGGCAAGCTCTTCGTGGAGAACGAGAGCGGGTACGGCGAGATCCAGCTGACCAAGCCCCAGACCCTCGCCGCCCTGGTGGCGGACTCCCCCGCGGGCCAGCTGGCCTGGATCACGGAGAAGCGGTACTTCTGGGGCCTGGAGGAGCGCGGGGTCGGCACCGAGGCCTTCGAGCGGGTGTGGCCCAAGGAGGACCTCGTCACCACCGCCGCCGTGTACTTCCTCACGAACACCGGCGGCACCTCCTCGCGGTACTACTGGGAGTGCCGCGGCAACCCGTGGCGGCCCTCGCACACCGGCTTCCCCGTGGTCACGGTCCCGACCGCCGTCGCGATCTACCCGGGGGAGATCTACAAGCCCCCGCTGTCGTGGACGGAGAAGTACTTCAACCTCCAGCAGTACCGGGTGCACGACGACGGCGGCCACTTCGCGCCCCTGGAGGTGCCGGACACCTACACCACCGACGTCCGGGACTTCTTCCGCCGGTTCCGCTGA
- the phoU gene encoding phosphate signaling complex protein PhoU has translation MRDVFHHELDRLAARLVDMTDLVGAAMGSATRALLEADLQLAEAVIAADAEVDDAQRQLDEQAVEILARQSPVATDLRTVVASLRMSSSLERMGDLARHVAALARLRYPRHAVPEELVGTFARMGEIAQGVASTAGEVIRSRDLEAAAQLERDDDVLDELHRAVFAAVSAPGWTHSGETTADVTLTSRYFERYGDHAVSLAHRVVFLVTGDWRTHSSV, from the coding sequence GTGCGCGACGTCTTCCACCACGAGCTCGACCGGCTCGCCGCGCGGCTGGTCGACATGACCGACCTCGTCGGCGCCGCCATGGGCAGCGCCACGCGGGCGCTGCTCGAGGCCGACCTGCAGCTGGCCGAGGCCGTCATCGCCGCCGACGCGGAGGTGGACGACGCCCAGCGCCAGCTGGACGAGCAGGCGGTCGAGATCCTCGCGCGCCAGTCCCCCGTGGCCACCGACCTGCGCACGGTCGTGGCGAGCCTGCGGATGAGCTCGAGCCTGGAGCGCATGGGCGACCTCGCCCGCCACGTCGCGGCCCTCGCCCGGCTGCGCTACCCGCGCCACGCCGTCCCGGAGGAGCTGGTGGGCACCTTCGCGCGCATGGGCGAGATCGCGCAGGGCGTGGCGTCGACGGCGGGCGAGGTCATCCGCAGCCGCGACCTCGAGGCCGCCGCGCAGCTCGAGCGCGACGACGACGTCCTCGACGAGCTGCACCGCGCGGTCTTCGCCGCGGTCTCCGCGCCGGGCTGGACGCACAGCGGGGAGACGACGGCCGACGTGACGCTCACGAGCCGCTACTTCGAGCGCTACGGCGACCACGCGGTCTCCCTCGCCCACCGCGTCGTCTTCCTCGTCACCGGCGACTGGCGCACGCACAGCTCCGTCTGA